The following are encoded together in the Oreochromis aureus strain Israel breed Guangdong linkage group 18, ZZ_aureus, whole genome shotgun sequence genome:
- the en2b gene encoding homeobox protein engrailed-2b, protein MERNARRDPERPRDSGEQSNRAILPLLQPPGNQQSHRITNFYIDNILRPDFGLKRKDGAPDRQGDALGGLIQREELTGRKPPKSANPRQGGAGGKEEENPGENEDQHPDTDARRPGVVARDVAANDRCHSPQASTATAAKPMLWPAWVYCTRYSDRPSSGPRSRKPKKAPTPSKEDKRPRTAFTAEQLQRLKTEFQNNRYLTEQRRQSLARDLGLNESQIKIWFQNKRAKIKKASGNKNSLALHLMAQGLYNHSTAKDAKSDSD, encoded by the exons ATGGAAAGAAATGCTCGCCGAGACCCAGAGCGCCCACGGGACTCCGGGGAGCAGTCCAACCGGGCCATCCTGCCCCTCTTGCAGCCACCTGGCAACCAACAGTCTCACAGGATCACTAACTTTTACATCGACAACATTTTAAGGCCGGACTTCGGCCTGAAGAGGAAGGATGGAGCTCCGGATCGGCAGGGAGACGCTCTTGGAGGGCTCATACAAAGAGAGGAGCTGACAGGGAGAAAGCCTCCCAAAAGTGCTAACCCTCGGCAGGGTGGAGCAGGAGGCAAAGAAGAGGAGAACCCGGGAGAGAATGAAGACCAGCATCCGGACACTGACGCCAGGAGGCCCGGCGTGGTGGCCCGTGATGTGGCGGCTAATGACCGCTGCCACAGCCCTCAGGCCAGCACTGCCACAGCGGCCAAGCCGATGCTGTGGCCAGCTTGGGTGTATTGTACTCGCTACTCGGACCGTCCGTCATCAG GGCCCAGATCTCGCAAACCAAAGAAAGCGCCGACCCCGAGTAAAGAGGACAAACGGCCCCGGACGGCCTTCACCGCGGAGCAGCTCCAGCGGTTAAAAACAGAGTTCCAGAACAACCGCTACCTGACCGAACAACGGAGGCAGAGCCTGGCCCGGGACCTCGGTCTCAACGAGTCTCAGATCAAAATCTGGTTTCAGAACAAGCGTGCCAAAATCAAGAAGGCCTCCGGGAATAAAAACTCTCTGGCGCTGCATCTCATGGCGCAGGGACTGTACAACCACTCGACAGCCAAGGACGCCAAGTCGGACAGCGACTAG